Within Gilvibacter sp. SZ-19, the genomic segment TCATAGACTGATGGTTGGCCACAAACATATAGCTTTGTTTCGGGTCGTATTTCTCCAAGCGTTTCACTGTCGGGACAAAACCCATCCCCCATAAGACAAATCGACCCCAACCTCGGGCAATTTTAAAATAGAGTGGATACCAAGTATCGCGAGAGATCAAAACGAGTAATACAGGGAATAGCAGCACAATGGGCAGAGCCACGAGTAGGTAGAACCAAATCCGCCATAGGAGCTTAATAGGTGCGCTGATCCATTGCATGAAGACCAAAAATAAAAATTCCAATTCAGTTCCAATTCATTAGAGCAAACTTTGTAAAAAAAGTAACTTTGCCAAAAACAACGATATGGCTAGAATATTAACCGGAGTACAAAGCACAGGAACCCCGCATTTAGGGAATCTGCTAGGTGCGATCTTACCGGCTATTCAAATGGCGGAATCGCCAGAAAATGAGTCTTTTCTTTTTATTGCGGATATGCACTCGCTAACGCAGATCAAAGATGCGACCACTTTAAGAGACAACACTTATCGCACGGCGGCAGCCTGGTTAGCCTGTGGTCTTGACATAGAGAAGACTGTATTTTACAGACAAAGTGATGTGCCACAAGTAACCGAACTGGCCTGGTACTTGGGTTGTTTTTTCCCTTATCAACGTTTAACACTTGCACACTCTTTTAAAGACAAGGCAGACCGTTTGGAAGATGTCAACGCTGGGATCTTTACCTATCCTATGCTGATGGCTGCAGATATTTTGGCTTACGACGCTGAGATCGTTCCTGTGGGTAAAGACCAACAACAGCACTTGGAGTTTACCAGAGATGTTGCCAGCAGATTCCACGCCAAGATGGGCGAGTGTTTTGTTTTGCCAGAAACCGAACTGCAGAAAGACACCATGTACGTGCCCGGAACCGATGGAAATAAAATGAGCAAGTCTCGAGAGAATACCATCAATATCTTTTTACCAGACAAGAAACTGCGCAAACAGATCATGGGTATACAAACGGACAGCACACCTTTGGAGGAGCCGAAAGACCCAGACACTTGCAATGTCTTTGCCCTTTACAGCTTAATGGCTAGCGAAGAAGAAACCGCAGCCATGGCTGAGAAGTATCGCGCAGGTGGTTTTGGATACGGCCATGCAAAGCAAGCCCTTTTCGAATTGATCCAAACCAAATTTGCCACCATTAGGGAGCGCTTTGATTACTATATGGATAATTTAGAGGAGATCGATGCTGCCTTGGCCGTTGGAGCTGCAAAGGCCAGTGCAGTAGCCAATGAGGTCATTGGACGCGTACGTCAAAAGACCGGCTATTAAGCGCGAATAAAAAGTTGGCCTGGTAAAGGCCTTATCCAACCTTTTAGTTCTAAGGATAACAAAAGTGCGGGTAGGTTCCCTGCGGAAGCATCCCAATTTGCCCTCAGTTTTTCTATATGCACTGCCTGATCTGTAGGCAACAACTTATAGACGGCTTGCTCCTGCATATCCAGTTTGATTAAGCTTTCAAATTCTAGGCGAGTTTGCTGCGGATGCTGCTTATCCCAACCCAAATTATCGATGAGCTTGGGCAGATCGGTATAGATCTGTGCAAGCTGCCTTTCGATCAGGCCATGGCAACCAGCACTTTGTGCATCCGACCTTCTGCCTGGTATTGCATAGACCTCTCTGTTGTATGAAAAGGCCATCTCCGCTGTACTGAGGCTACCGCCTTTATGGGCCGATTCGACAACAATTGTGGCTGCTGACAAGCCTGCAATGATCCTGTTTCTGCGGATAAAAAAACGATTGTGAAAACTACTGTCTATCCAAGTCTCGGAAACCAGCCCACCTTGCTTTAAGAGTTGTTGGGCAATATTTTTATGTGCTTTTGGATAGACCTCGTTCAGGCCTTGTGCCAAACAAGCAACCGTTGGTAAGCCAAACTCTAAGGCCGCCTGATGTGCAGTTATATCAACCCCAAAAGCCAATCCAGAGACTACTACAGGATTATAAGGTCTCAGTTCTCTGATCAATGCGCGACATTGATGTTGTCCGTAAGCGGTCATTCTACGTGTGCCGACCACGGATATCCAGCGCTGCTGTTGCCAAGGTATATTTCCTTTGTAGAATAGAATTAAAGGACCGTCTGTGCAATGCTTTAATGCTCTAGGGTAGTCGGGCTCATAATATGCTACCGCATTTACCTGATTCGCCGACATTAGCGCTTGCTGATCTGCGGCTGCAGCCAGAGCTTTGTCCCATTTCCAATTGTTTAGCGCGTGTTGTGGAACCCAAGACAATTCCTGTAAGGCTTTTTTAGAAGCAGCCAAGACAGCATAAGGCTCTTTAAAGTGCGTAAGGAGTTTTTTTGCCACGGCATTACTGATGCCTGGCTTGTATTGCAAGGCCAAAAGTGCTTGCAGCTCAGCAGTATTCAAAATCGCTAAAATTGCAGGAGAGTGATTTAAAAATACAACAAAATTCAGGCTGTTGATAAGTTCTTACCCGCACTTGTGCTCTGGATTCAAAAAATATTAAATTTGTTTTCATGCGTCTTGACAGTTACATCAGCGATTTACTTTACCGATACGAATGTGTGATTCTACCTGGTTTTGGAGCGTTTCTAACGCAGTATCAACCAGCTAGAATTCATGAATCTACAGATGCTTTTTATCCGCCGAGCAAATTGTTGTCCTTCAACAGACAATTGCAATCTAATGATGGCTTGCTAGCAGATCATATTGCAAAGTCCAAAGACATCAGTTATGCAGACGCTTTAACTGCTATTCGTAGCTATACGCGCTTTTTGGAGCACGAGCTCGAAGCAGGGAAGAACATCATTATCGAGGCTGTTGGGTCCTTGGCTATGGAGGCCGGGAAGATCAGTTTCGAACCGAGCGCTGAGAATAATTACCTCACAGCTTCTTTTGGACTTTCTCAATTTGTTCAACCTGCAATGAGTCGTTCTTCTGAGGAAGCCATTGCGTTAGAGGCAGAACCACTGTTGTTTACACCTACACAAGAACAGCGTCCGGTTTATCTAAAATATGCTGCAATAGGGCTTATAGCTATTGGTTTAACTAGCTTCGGAGGTCTTAAGATTTATGAATCTGGAGTTAAACAACACAACTATGTGCAGTCTCAGGACGCTAAAGACCGCGTTCAAAACAGTATTCAAGAGGCAACCTTCGTAATTAGCAATCCGTTGCCGAGCTTAGAGGTAAATCTTCCGAAGTACCAAGGTCGCTACCACATTATTGCTGGTGCATTCCGCGAAGAAGCTAACGCACACAAGAAAATTGCTCAGCTTCAAGCACAAGGCTTCGAGGCCCGTTTATTGGGCAAGAACAAGTATGGCCTGCACCAAGTGAGCTATGAGAGCCACAGCGAGAGATCTGCAGCACTAAAGGCTTTGCGTAATATCAAGAATAACAACAATAAAGACGCCTGGTTGTTGGTAAAACAATTCAACTAGTTTCAAGCTTTCTATTTTCCCAACATCTAAATAGGATGTAACTTTGCCAAAATTTTAATTATGGAGGCCAAGACACCTAAAGATTCTTGCACGATTATTACCGATCTGGTTTTGCCTAGTGAAACCAATCCACTTGGAAACATGTTTGGAGGGGAGCTCCTAGCACGTATGGACCGTGCTGCAAGTATCGCTGCCCGAAGACACAGCCGCAGAATAGTGGTTACCGCCTCTGTGAATCATGTTGCCTTTAACAGAACCATCCCCTTGGGTAGTGTAGTTACTGTAGAGGCTCGGATCTCCCGTTCTTTTAGGAGTTCTATGGAAATCTTCCTAGACGTTTGGATAGAAGACCGCGAGAGTGGCTTGCGTTCTAAAGCAAACGAAGCAATCTATACCTTTGTAGCGGTAGACGACACTGGAAATCCGGTGCGAGTTCCTCCTGTAAAGCCAGAGACCGACTTGGAAAAACAACGTTTTGACGCAGCATTAAGACGACGTCAATTGAGTTTAGTACTTGCCGGAAAAATAAAACCCTCCGAAGCAACAGAGCTCAAGGCCCTGTTTACGGAATAACCGCAGAGATTCCTTACCCGAACTTGGATTTTAAAAACTTTGCCTTATTTTTAAGTGCTTTTAAAAGAGCAACTTAAAAAAATTGCAACATTCGGGGTATGAGAAACAATCTGTTAGGGCGTAGTACGCCCCTTCCCTATTTAATCAAACTAAGCAACATGAGAAAAACTACACCTTTTCTCGTTAGCACGAAGAAGTTATTGGCAACAGCTGTTGTGGCACTTTTCGCGCTTACGAGTTTTGCCCAAAATCCGTATGCCTTTGTTTTTAATGGCGAGTACGTGACCTTGGAAGAAAACATCGAGACCTTTTCATGGGATCAAATGCCAGAAACCTCTAAACTTGGAGGTGGTTATTTTGGTTGGATCCAATTTGAACAAACGCCCAATCAACAAATTCAAGATTATTTTGAAACCAATGATCTGCGCTTGCTAGATTATGTTGGTGCTGGGACCTATCTGTTCTACATGGCAGAAACTACACCGATCAGTGTATTGGCAGAGCGCAAAGTGCGTGCTATAGCTCCAGTAGATGGTCGTTTTAAAATGGCGCCAGAAATTCTAAACAACGAAATTCCGGATTATGCCCTGAGCGGTGATCGCATTTTAGTGACCTTAGAGTATCACGATATTGTGAACAAGGACTATATTTTAGACGACCTTCGCTCGCAACAGATCGAAGTTGTTCAGGTATATGACAGCGCCAATTATATGGACCTGATCATTTCTGACAATTGTTTGGAAAGCTTGTCTAATTCTGCTTATGTGAGTTATGTTGGACTCGTCCCAGCTCCTCCTGTTAAAGAAGATGTGCAAGGAAAAAGCTTACACCGTTCTAACGGTTTGGACACTCAAATGATAGGCGGATGGAACTATACCGGAGCCGGCGTGGGAGTTCTTGTGCGTGATGATGGTCTTATAGGCCCTCACATCGATTTTCAAGGCCGTATAGATAACATACCTGCTACTTCCGGTGGATCTCACGGAGATGGCGTAGCTGGTATCTTTGCTGGTGCCGGAAATCTCAACCCACGTTACCGCGGAATGGCAGCTGGTTCAGACATGTATGTTTCGAACTACTTCGCCTCTTTCTTAGATAGTCCAACAACCAGCTTGATCAGTGACGGGACTGTTATGATCACCAACTCTTCTTATGGAGATGGTTGTAATGGAGGATACACTCTGAACGCCCGTACCGTAGATCAACAGACCAACGACTTTGAGAGCGTGCTACACGTTTTCTCTTGTGGAAATTCTAACGGATTGGATTGTGGTTATGGTGCCGGTACCCAGTGGGGTAATATTACTGGCGGTCACAAACAAGGAAAGAACGTAATTGCTACGGCCAACGTATTCTTTGACGGATCATTGGTAGGTAGTAGTAGCCACGGACCAGCTCGTGACGGTCGTATAAAACCAGATATTACTGCGCACGGTCAAGGACATATCTCAACTGGAGCCAATAATACTTACAGTGCCTTTGGAGGAACTTCTGGAGCTTCTCCGGGAATCGCTGGAGTTTCTGCTCAATTGTATGAGCTATACGCCGATACGCACGGAGGAGTAATGCCAAAATCCGGTCTTGTGAAGGGAGCCCTATTGAATACTGCTAACGATGCTGGTAACGTTGGGCCTGACTTTAAATTTGGATGGGGTATAGTTAATGGACTTCGCGCCGGTAAGTTGCTAAGCGAAGATCGCTTTATCGTCGAATCGATAAGCAATGGCGAACTCAACACCAATACGCTCACTGTTCCAGCGGGAACCACCCAAATGCGCATCATGATCTATTGGACAGACCCGGCTGCGGCTGCTGGTGCATCTACAGCACTAATCAACGACCTGGATTTAGTGGTTAAAGATCCGTCAGACACTTCGTATTTGCCTTGGGTATTGGATCCAACTCCAGACCCTGTGACTCTGGACTTGCCTGCTACCAATGGAGCAGACCACCTCAACAATATGGAACAAGTGCTGATAAACGATCCGGTTGCCGGCGATTACACGGTGGAAGTAAGCGGATTTGACGTACCATTCGGTCCACAAGAGTACTTTATCCTCTATGAGTTCATTCAGGAAAACCTGACGATGGTTTATCCGAACTTTACCGAGACCTTAGTACCTGGAGAAGTTTCTGTGATCCACTGGGATGCTATCAATACTACCGCAGCTTTCGACTTAGAATATACGGTAGACGACGGTGCAACCTGGACGCCGATAACAACAGTATCTGCCACAACAACCAACTACAGCTGGACAGTACCAGAAGAGTTGACCGGAAGTGCACGTGTTAGAATAACCAGCGGTACTTTTAGCGACGAGAGTGATAATAATTTCTCTATAGCACCTCAAGTTACAGGTGTAGAGATCTTGCAAGTATGTGATACTTCTATGTCTATTACATGGGATGCCGTTGAGGGCGCTGAAAACTACGACGTTTACCTATTGGGTGAAAAATATATGGAAGTGGTTACCAATGTGACTGAAAATTGGGCTTCTATTCCAATTACCAGTGCTACCGATGACAACTGGATCGCTGTGGCGGCCAAGAATGATACTGATGGCTGGGCTAATTTGCGCACCACGGCTATAAAAACAGATGGCTCATTAAACTGTGACTTTGCGAACGACTTAGCTGTGTTGAGCATCGACAACAGCGGTAGTGAGTTCAACTTTGTTTGTGACGCTAGTCCGGTTACTGTTAAAACGACCATCTTCAATTCCTCAATGAATCCTCAGAGTGGCTTTGAGGTAAGCTATCAGCTCGATAGTGACACTCCAGTAACCGAAGCATTTACTGGTACCATTGAGCCTGGCGCGATCGCTCAGTTCAGTTTTGCCACCCCACTCAGCATTGCAGATGCCGGCAATCACGATATTAGTGTAACGGTGAATTTGGTGACTGACGAAGACAGCTCTAACGACAATCAGACCAATACTTATTTTGTAGCTACTGAAGCGAGCCCAATTAGTGATTTTGAAGACTTCCAGACCACTGGTTTCCCATCGGAAGGATGGTATATCGACAACCCAGATGGAGACAGAACTTGGCAGATCAATAGCTTCACTGTTGGAAGTGATGGAGAGACCACTCGTGTCGGGTTTGTAGACAACTTCATCTATGATGCCATTGGCCAATTGGATGCCGTGGTAACAGAAGTATACGATCTGAGTGGTGCGGATGTTCCAGGAGTCTTGTTCGATCTTGCAAAAGCGCAGCGTGTAGCAGGAGATGGCGATGGCCTCCGCGTAGATGTATCTACCGACTGCGGAACCACTTGGGTAAATGTTTACGAGAAGTTCGGTTCGGACCTATCGACCATTCCAGGATTCAGAACTACGCCATGGATACCGACTGCGGCCAGCGACTGGCGTAACGAACAGATCGATCTTTCTGCCTTTATTGGAGAGCAGATCCAATTGCGATTTGTGAATATTGCCGGGAACAGCAACCGTACTTTCATAGATAACGTCTTTGTACTGAATAATTATTTAGGAACTGCCGATAACGCATTGACCGGTATTAGCATGTATCCGAACCCAACGCAAGGCGTGTTCACCATAGCCAGTTCTAATACCTTTGAGACCATGGATATGACCATAAGCAATACGCTAGGGCAGATCGTCATGACGCAAAACAACTTGGAATTGGGTAACGGAAACAGTGCAACTGTGGACGTTTCAGGATTGGGCAGCGGAATTTATTTTGTACGTCTAAACGCAGGCGGCAAACAAACCGTTAAGAAGTTAGTGGTACGCTAATAGCCCTTTACATAAACAAAAGAAAACCCCGCGATCTGCGGGGTTTTTTGTTTTACATCTTAAAGATCCAATCTGCTGGGTTGAGTTTCGTAGTATTCTTGTAGATCATTAACTTGATAATGGTCTTTCCGCTTGCAGGATTCTTAGCTACAGTTCCTACTTGCTGCTTGGTAGTTACCTTCTGACCAGGGCTCACCGTTACTGATCCTAAATTGAAATAAACACTGATATAGCTTCCGTGCTGGATCTGAACCAGCTTATTGGCTCCTTTGATCTGTTTTACATCTAAAACCACTCCGTCGAAAATAGAGCGTGCTTCAGCATTGTTAGTGGTCGCTATCTCTACCCCACTACAAAAGGTCTCGACATTTGGCAGCTGCGGATGGCGCTGTTTTCCAAAACGCTTCACAACTACTCCATTGGTAACTGGCCACGGCAGTTTGCCTTTATTACTGGTAAAGCTATTTCCCAAGGCTTTTGCCTCAGCAGTAAGTGCAAAAGTGGTAGAACTTCCACCAGTGGTGTTCGCTCTGGAATTTGAGTTGGACTTGGCAATAGCTGCACGGATCAGCGCATCGATCTGCTTGTCAATCTCGTCGGCCTCACGCTGCTTGCTTCTGATCTGACTGGCAAACTTAGACTCGTCTTTTTTGAGTTCTGCAACTAGGGCTTCTTGCTGCTGCTTCTCTTTGCGCAAAGCCTCTTTGGTCTTTTTATTCTCAGCGATCAAGGCCTGTTTCTCTTTTTGTTGTTCCAGTAAAGATTTATTGAGCTCTTGTAGCTCGACTGTCTTACGTTGAATACTTTCGCCTTGCTCCTTGCGATACTTGGCGTATTGATTCATATACTGGACACGCTTGTATGCCTGCAGAAAATCCTGAGAAGACAAGAGAAACATGATCCGGCTTTTGCGCGATTTGCTCTTGTAGCTCTTCACTACCATTTGGGCGTAATCTTCTTTGATCTGCGCCAGTTCTTCGCGAAGCTGTTCTATCTTTTTTAGGTTGACGTTGATTTCTCGCGTGAGTAGGTTGGCCTGTCTGTTGGTGATTCTGATCAGGTTTTCTTGTGCGCGGATGCGCTTGTCTATGTCTTCTACTTCAGAAAGTACAGAACGCTCTTTCTTTTGAGTGTCGAATAAGAGGGAATTGATCTGCTTGATCTCTTGCAAGATCTCTCTGCGTTTCTGTTCTAAAACAGTACGCTCGTCTTTTTGAGCCCAGACCGCATTGCTCGAAAGCAAAAAAGTTACTAGGCCAATACATAGCAGTCTTAAGGTCATTAATCCAATTGAATTTCGGTCAGTCCGTCTGGCATAGTAAACGGAAAACGGATCGGAATATTTAAATCTATAGATCGAAAGTCGATCTCCAAAGTGGTGATCGCCTCATTTTCAGAGGCTTTTATCACTACCTTTTTAGGCAAAACCTGATCTCCTACCTTTTGATAATCAGGATAATACATTCTTAATTGCCGCCCTTTTGATTGCTGATCGATCCCCTGACTCGCAATTTTAAAGAAATCCGGATTCAAAGCCAGAAAATGTGTAAACAAAGGCAACTCTTGCTTCGGAGCTAACTTGTACTGGTTGTTCTCTACACTCTTGTTATAGGCCTGAGATTCCAATCTAAAAATCGACTGCCCTAACAATATGTTCTGTGCTTTTTCAAAATCGATATCGGTACCCAACCAATCGCTGATCAGTGCAAAATCTCCATCGAAGTAGGTATTGCTGATGCGCTCGTAATATTGCACACGATCTGGAGTGAGCATGGCCTTAGACAAGGTTATTCCCAGAAGGGAAGCCTTGATCCAAATGGTCTTGTTCTTTTCCATCCGCAGCGAAACCGTAATGTTCTGTGATGATTTCTCATCTTCATAATCCACATTGACACGAGCAGCCAAGGTCTCAAATTGTGGGGCTGCCGCCTGATGCGTCTTTATAATGTCTTTTACCGAGAAGCCGGGATTGGCATCTCTGGAACCATTGACCAGCTTAGCGCTTCCGCAGGAACTCAGCAGAAAAACAAAGGCGAGGATTGTATGTATTCTCAATTTATGCATGATTTAGGGCAGTTGAAGATCTTGGGCTTTTTTAGCGTATTCTGCGGCTTTGGCCGCATTGCCTTTTTGATTGTATGCCTTGCTGAGTTGATCGTAAAAGTCGCGTTCCATAGCCGGGTTGTCTATCACATAGTCAACACCCTCTTCCATCACTGCGATGGCCTTGTCCGCCTGATTGAGACCTAAAAGACTCACTCCTTGTAACAAATAGAGCAAAGATTGGGCCGGATATATCTCTAAGGCCGTCTCACTGAGCTCAAAAGCATCTTGAAAGGCGTTGCCTTCTATCTGCAGTAAAATGGTATTCTTTAGCAAATTATAATCGGTATTGTTTGTGGCAACTGCTTTCTTGTAAAACTCCAGCGCCTTATTCCTTTTGTCTTGTTTTAAAAAGAAATCTCCCAATTGCTGCCACAGTGCTCCACTGTTTGTCGTACTTGAAAAATTCGCGATTGCAGCTTCCAATTCCGGTTCGTAGTCCGGGTTGTCGGCAACAAAATCCATAAAGTCTGCCAACACCTTATACTTGCTAGAAGCATCGATATTTCGCGCGTCTATAACCTCTTGCATAGAAGCCACAGCAGCTTGTTTATCGCCGTCTTCTAGGGCAAACTTATACAAGGCCAGATGCACCAATTCCGATTCCGGAAAACGCTCTAATAATACATTAGCTGCTTCTTTAGCCTTGTTTATGTCTCCTTCTGTACTGTAGCGGTAAATGAGTTCCAGATAGTCTTTCTCTGTTGCAGCAT encodes:
- a CDS encoding S8 family serine peptidase; this translates as MRKTTPFLVSTKKLLATAVVALFALTSFAQNPYAFVFNGEYVTLEENIETFSWDQMPETSKLGGGYFGWIQFEQTPNQQIQDYFETNDLRLLDYVGAGTYLFYMAETTPISVLAERKVRAIAPVDGRFKMAPEILNNEIPDYALSGDRILVTLEYHDIVNKDYILDDLRSQQIEVVQVYDSANYMDLIISDNCLESLSNSAYVSYVGLVPAPPVKEDVQGKSLHRSNGLDTQMIGGWNYTGAGVGVLVRDDGLIGPHIDFQGRIDNIPATSGGSHGDGVAGIFAGAGNLNPRYRGMAAGSDMYVSNYFASFLDSPTTSLISDGTVMITNSSYGDGCNGGYTLNARTVDQQTNDFESVLHVFSCGNSNGLDCGYGAGTQWGNITGGHKQGKNVIATANVFFDGSLVGSSSHGPARDGRIKPDITAHGQGHISTGANNTYSAFGGTSGASPGIAGVSAQLYELYADTHGGVMPKSGLVKGALLNTANDAGNVGPDFKFGWGIVNGLRAGKLLSEDRFIVESISNGELNTNTLTVPAGTTQMRIMIYWTDPAAAAGASTALINDLDLVVKDPSDTSYLPWVLDPTPDPVTLDLPATNGADHLNNMEQVLINDPVAGDYTVEVSGFDVPFGPQEYFILYEFIQENLTMVYPNFTETLVPGEVSVIHWDAINTTAAFDLEYTVDDGATWTPITTVSATTTNYSWTVPEELTGSARVRITSGTFSDESDNNFSIAPQVTGVEILQVCDTSMSITWDAVEGAENYDVYLLGEKYMEVVTNVTENWASIPITSATDDNWIAVAAKNDTDGWANLRTTAIKTDGSLNCDFANDLAVLSIDNSGSEFNFVCDASPVTVKTTIFNSSMNPQSGFEVSYQLDSDTPVTEAFTGTIEPGAIAQFSFATPLSIADAGNHDISVTVNLVTDEDSSNDNQTNTYFVATEASPISDFEDFQTTGFPSEGWYIDNPDGDRTWQINSFTVGSDGETTRVGFVDNFIYDAIGQLDAVVTEVYDLSGADVPGVLFDLAKAQRVAGDGDGLRVDVSTDCGTTWVNVYEKFGSDLSTIPGFRTTPWIPTAASDWRNEQIDLSAFIGEQIQLRFVNIAGNSNRTFIDNVFVLNNYLGTADNALTGISMYPNPTQGVFTIASSNTFETMDMTISNTLGQIVMTQNNLELGNGNSATVDVSGLGSGIYFVRLNAGGKQTVKKLVVR
- a CDS encoding acyl-CoA thioesterase, producing the protein MEAKTPKDSCTIITDLVLPSETNPLGNMFGGELLARMDRAASIAARRHSRRIVVTASVNHVAFNRTIPLGSVVTVEARISRSFRSSMEIFLDVWIEDRESGLRSKANEAIYTFVAVDDTGNPVRVPPVKPETDLEKQRFDAALRRRQLSLVLAGKIKPSEATELKALFTE
- a CDS encoding SPOR domain-containing protein; protein product: MRLDSYISDLLYRYECVILPGFGAFLTQYQPARIHESTDAFYPPSKLLSFNRQLQSNDGLLADHIAKSKDISYADALTAIRSYTRFLEHELEAGKNIIIEAVGSLAMEAGKISFEPSAENNYLTASFGLSQFVQPAMSRSSEEAIALEAEPLLFTPTQEQRPVYLKYAAIGLIAIGLTSFGGLKIYESGVKQHNYVQSQDAKDRVQNSIQEATFVISNPLPSLEVNLPKYQGRYHIIAGAFREEANAHKKIAQLQAQGFEARLLGKNKYGLHQVSYESHSERSAALKALRNIKNNNNKDAWLLVKQFN
- a CDS encoding tetratricopeptide repeat protein produces the protein MKSIGQILLCFLLICGSALASYAQDEDILTDDLGNVSDAFQERFFEGLKQKGIQNYEKALEALSEALNAAGDDKEQQAVVHFEMAKNHLELQQYEAAESALLQSIGLVPGRLDTNELLYEVYHRTKDYEKAIPVVNRLIAFDAVYKEDLANLLVLTAQFDQAMALINELDAAVGRNAKRDELRKRIISITGDVSSEINRLEGITNSDAATEKDYLELIYRYSTEGDINKAKEAANVLLERFPESELVHLALYKFALEDGDKQAAVASMQEVIDARNIDASSKYKVLADFMDFVADNPDYEPELEAAIANFSSTTNSGALWQQLGDFFLKQDKRNKALEFYKKAVATNNTDYNLLKNTILLQIEGNAFQDAFELSETALEIYPAQSLLYLLQGVSLLGLNQADKAIAVMEEGVDYVIDNPAMERDFYDQLSKAYNQKGNAAKAAEYAKKAQDLQLP
- the dprA gene encoding DNA-processing protein DprA; this translates as MNTAELQALLALQYKPGISNAVAKKLLTHFKEPYAVLAASKKALQELSWVPQHALNNWKWDKALAAAADQQALMSANQVNAVAYYEPDYPRALKHCTDGPLILFYKGNIPWQQQRWISVVGTRRMTAYGQHQCRALIRELRPYNPVVVSGLAFGVDITAHQAALEFGLPTVACLAQGLNEVYPKAHKNIAQQLLKQGGLVSETWIDSSFHNRFFIRRNRIIAGLSAATIVVESAHKGGSLSTAEMAFSYNREVYAIPGRRSDAQSAGCHGLIERQLAQIYTDLPKLIDNLGWDKQHPQQTRLEFESLIKLDMQEQAVYKLLPTDQAVHIEKLRANWDASAGNLPALLLSLELKGWIRPLPGQLFIRA
- a CDS encoding murein hydrolase activator EnvC, which produces MTLRLLCIGLVTFLLSSNAVWAQKDERTVLEQKRREILQEIKQINSLLFDTQKKERSVLSEVEDIDKRIRAQENLIRITNRQANLLTREINVNLKKIEQLREELAQIKEDYAQMVVKSYKSKSRKSRIMFLLSSQDFLQAYKRVQYMNQYAKYRKEQGESIQRKTVELQELNKSLLEQQKEKQALIAENKKTKEALRKEKQQQEALVAELKKDESKFASQIRSKQREADEIDKQIDALIRAAIAKSNSNSRANTTGGSSTTFALTAEAKALGNSFTSNKGKLPWPVTNGVVVKRFGKQRHPQLPNVETFCSGVEIATTNNAEARSIFDGVVLDVKQIKGANKLVQIQHGSYISVYFNLGSVTVSPGQKVTTKQQVGTVAKNPASGKTIIKLMIYKNTTKLNPADWIFKM
- the trpS gene encoding tryptophan--tRNA ligase encodes the protein MARILTGVQSTGTPHLGNLLGAILPAIQMAESPENESFLFIADMHSLTQIKDATTLRDNTYRTAAAWLACGLDIEKTVFYRQSDVPQVTELAWYLGCFFPYQRLTLAHSFKDKADRLEDVNAGIFTYPMLMAADILAYDAEIVPVGKDQQQHLEFTRDVASRFHAKMGECFVLPETELQKDTMYVPGTDGNKMSKSRENTINIFLPDKKLRKQIMGIQTDSTPLEEPKDPDTCNVFALYSLMASEEETAAMAEKYRAGGFGYGHAKQALFELIQTKFATIRERFDYYMDNLEEIDAALAVGAAKASAVANEVIGRVRQKTGY
- a CDS encoding DUF4292 domain-containing protein encodes the protein MRIHTILAFVFLLSSCGSAKLVNGSRDANPGFSVKDIIKTHQAAAPQFETLAARVNVDYEDEKSSQNITVSLRMEKNKTIWIKASLLGITLSKAMLTPDRVQYYERISNTYFDGDFALISDWLGTDIDFEKAQNILLGQSIFRLESQAYNKSVENNQYKLAPKQELPLFTHFLALNPDFFKIASQGIDQQSKGRQLRMYYPDYQKVGDQVLPKKVVIKASENEAITTLEIDFRSIDLNIPIRFPFTMPDGLTEIQLD